A window of the Candidatus Nitrosotalea okcheonensis genome harbors these coding sequences:
- the aroE gene encoding shikimate dehydrogenase: MTKTYAVIGDPIDHSFSPALHNAAFLFLGLDCTYIAYRIPKGELEYGVEALKKINIAGFNVTIPHKVDMMKFLDDVDNECKVVGATNTVVNENDCLKGYNTDVDGFLDPIKKRNIDSKGSDVLLIGAGGAARAIIAGFGKEKARRITIANRTRERAEELVKFAQDIGLESDYLDLQSAGEVVNRYRFIVNATSVGLKGIGCPISTRNIGKESIVYDIVYLPVETPLIDQSKNQGATIIYGWEMLLAQAMKSFEIWTGKPAPYQAMKLTLLGRF; encoded by the coding sequence ATGACCAAAACATATGCGGTCATAGGAGACCCCATAGATCACTCATTTTCACCTGCGCTCCATAATGCAGCTTTTTTATTTCTAGGTCTTGATTGCACATACATTGCATATAGAATTCCAAAAGGAGAGCTAGAATATGGCGTAGAAGCACTGAAAAAAATCAACATAGCAGGATTCAATGTTACAATTCCCCACAAAGTTGACATGATGAAATTTCTTGATGATGTAGACAATGAATGCAAAGTGGTAGGTGCCACAAATACAGTGGTCAATGAAAATGACTGTTTAAAGGGTTACAATACAGATGTTGATGGGTTTCTAGATCCGATAAAAAAAAGAAACATTGATTCAAAAGGTTCTGATGTTTTGTTAATCGGTGCAGGGGGAGCTGCAAGAGCAATCATAGCCGGGTTTGGCAAAGAAAAAGCTCGTAGAATAACCATTGCAAACAGGACTCGTGAAAGGGCAGAAGAATTGGTCAAATTTGCTCAAGACATAGGACTTGAATCAGACTATCTTGATCTCCAGTCAGCAGGAGAAGTAGTCAACAGATACAGGTTTATAGTAAATGCCACGTCAGTTGGGCTGAAGGGAATCGGCTGTCCCATTTCTACTAGAAACATTGGCAAAGAGTCCATAGTGTACGATATTGTATATTTACCAGTAGAAACTCCTTTGATTGATCAGTCAAAGAATCAAGGTGCGACCATCATATATGGGTGGGAAATGCTTCTTGCTCAGGCAATGAAGTCATTTGAAATTTGGACTGGTAAACCTGCTCCATACCAAGCCATGAAATTAACCCTACTTGGGAGATTCTAG
- the aroD gene encoding type I 3-dehydroquinate dehydratase: MATKVCVTIAASSPTKVSSQLKQALAKSDYAEIRLDFLKPNQVPFCLFLVKKHLKRCICTLRPVSEGGKFSGSEKERMSILKLISEFDPYLLDVEYNTLKKNKGLARYIKSTKTRILVSWHDFTKTPNEHTLKSLLKKMSKFSNNVKIVTTAKTIADTICILSLYKSHTRNLNLISFAMGDYGRMSRILCTKLGSPYTYVSMGKPVAPGQFSLKEMKSILSLEDKSKTYN; the protein is encoded by the coding sequence ATGGCAACCAAGGTCTGCGTAACAATTGCAGCATCCAGCCCTACAAAAGTATCTAGCCAGTTAAAACAGGCTCTTGCCAAGTCAGACTATGCAGAGATCCGGTTAGATTTTTTAAAACCAAATCAAGTTCCTTTTTGTTTATTTCTAGTAAAAAAACACCTCAAGAGGTGCATATGCACATTGCGTCCAGTCTCAGAGGGTGGAAAATTTTCAGGCAGTGAAAAAGAAAGAATGTCAATATTAAAACTGATTTCAGAGTTTGATCCATATCTTCTAGATGTAGAATACAACACATTAAAGAAAAACAAGGGACTGGCAAGATACATCAAGAGTACAAAAACTAGAATTTTGGTGTCATGGCATGATTTTACAAAAACTCCAAATGAACACACTCTAAAATCATTGCTCAAAAAAATGTCCAAATTTTCAAACAATGTCAAGATTGTAACAACCGCAAAAACAATTGCAGACACAATATGCATTCTGTCTCTTTACAAGTCGCATACACGAAATCTCAATCTGATTTCTTTTGCAATGGGAGACTATGGTAGGATGTCAAGAATTTTGTGTACAAAACTTGGTAGTCCATATACCTACGTCTCCATGGGCAAACCAGTTGCCCCAGGCCAATTTAGTCTAAAAGAAATGAAGAGTATTTTATCTCTGGAAGATAAAAGCAAAACTTACAATTAG
- a CDS encoding AlbA family DNA/RNA-binding protein, translated as MSSDTSHETKDVVFIGKKPIMAYVTSALIQLANNPKVSIKARGLSIGRAVDVAQIIARRTDNSGYSIGQISIGSEHLQSLDGRSRNVSTIEIEVKKNA; from the coding sequence ATGAGTTCAGATACATCACACGAAACAAAAGACGTTGTCTTCATCGGAAAAAAGCCTATTATGGCATATGTAACATCTGCGCTCATACAGCTGGCTAATAACCCCAAGGTCTCAATAAAGGCAAGAGGGCTTAGCATAGGCAGAGCCGTGGATGTTGCACAAATAATTGCACGAAGGACTGACAACTCTGGGTATTCTATAGGACAAATCAGTATAGGATCCGAACATCTTCAATCATTAGATGGCAGATCAAGAAACGTGTCAACTATAGAAATAGAAGTAAAGAAAAACGCATGA
- a CDS encoding DNA-methyltransferase, with the protein MWKPNSIVVCDSKDLSHLPDDTIALTVTSPPYHNAINYQEHQDTTKWYRGTVEISIGDWLEEMRTIFSEVYRVTTPGGFCCVVIGNEIVEGKSKLPLPALLLVELTKKEIGWSFFEEIIWNKVTGGKKRFRVTVQHPYPTYYYPNIMHEQIIIFRKMPFHNVKDKKSKLVLDDLMKKEVANSVWHIAPMPPSYRKFHPAAFPEEIPYRLIQLYSNVGDVVLDPFVGSGQTTKMARFLHRKYYGVDKSSKYVKIAQKRTLEPPSLRKMQLVPNWKKPISL; encoded by the coding sequence ATGTGGAAACCAAACTCGATTGTTGTATGTGATTCAAAAGATCTCTCGCACTTGCCTGATGATACCATTGCATTAACGGTTACATCTCCACCTTATCACAATGCTATCAATTATCAAGAACACCAAGATACTACAAAATGGTACCGTGGAACAGTTGAGATATCTATTGGGGATTGGCTTGAAGAGATGCGTACAATCTTCTCTGAGGTGTATCGCGTAACTACGCCTGGTGGATTCTGTTGCGTTGTTATAGGAAACGAAATAGTTGAAGGCAAAAGCAAGCTTCCTTTACCTGCATTGCTCCTTGTAGAATTGACAAAAAAAGAGATAGGTTGGAGTTTCTTTGAAGAGATAATCTGGAATAAAGTTACGGGAGGAAAAAAAAGATTTAGAGTTACAGTTCAGCATCCGTATCCTACGTATTATTATCCAAACATAATGCATGAACAGATTATAATTTTCAGAAAGATGCCGTTTCACAACGTCAAGGACAAAAAAAGTAAACTAGTGCTTGATGATCTGATGAAAAAGGAGGTTGCAAACTCTGTTTGGCACATTGCCCCAATGCCTCCAAGCTACAGGAAATTTCATCCTGCAGCATTTCCTGAAGAAATACCGTATCGCCTGATTCAGCTCTATAGCAATGTTGGTGATGTTGTTCTTGATCCGTTTGTTGGGAGCGGCCAAACTACAAAAATGGCAAGATTTCTTCACAGGAAATACTATGGAGTTGACAAGTCATCAAAATATGTCAAAATTGCACAGAAGAGAACCTTGGAACCCCCATCACTTCGTAAGATGCAACTTGTTCCTAACTGGAAAAAACCAATATCACTATAG